The following coding sequences are from one Leucoraja erinacea ecotype New England chromosome 2, Leri_hhj_1, whole genome shotgun sequence window:
- the LOC129705492 gene encoding protein brambleberry-like isoform X7, with the protein MGLRRSLLLLGLACHIAAASSGSFFLHPQPPLPLFERSESEEPPPPPALPELDGCQRAVLGELTLSCSDLSEEHLSKLGMALFNCRAAAEHRPTYPCTPGMALSDCTQGMDAATRKAYLMVRNHARALCHADRQQHLRPRAETTTNCSAHEPACLLEVMNILKDGQAELRELTAASLEKLVNSQKLLLQQQEQLEAWRQDVESSINANLEKLAQGRAVPAGGHQLIAELIEGITLTVDNVSEQLVHQDLQLHQGQQTILAHLLEVGARLHQLDTKLEWKLALFAAHQSQTAVHHEQLEKLQKMNETVRHVLGHLEQGESLRMNTLQHFLNWTGRDLHVMYTCVVHTSCFLAAAIIMTFLQTPGFSRAVLLVLVLLNALFQLNHCASLDLTSLSAFLTLTVVGNWMLINCFGCRMRTSVWTPVLLRSQRPGFFTSTPERKCAYSEWGEEGENMDHDSLQGKGSPHGTAGAGLQNEDTECWSNSADCGRKPSPPTSYQRV; encoded by the exons ATGGGTCTCCGCCGCTCCCTCCTCCTGCTCGGCCTCGCCTGCCACATCGCCGccgcctcctccggcagcttcttCCTCCACCCGCAGCCGCCCCTACCCCTCTTCGAGAGGAGCGAGTCCGAGGAGCCACCGCCACCGCCGGCCCTGCCCGAGCTGGACGGCTGCCAGCGGGCG GTGTTGGGCGAGTTGACGCTGTCCTGCAGTGATCTTTCGGAAGAGCACCTTTCCAAGCTTGGGATGGCCTTATTCAACTGCCGAGCAGCTGCTGAGCACCGTCCAACCTACCCCTGCACTCCGGGCATG GCACTGTCTGATTGTACGCAGGGCATGGATGCCGCCACGCGTAAAGCCTACCTCATGGTGAGAAACCATGCCCGCGCTCTGTGCCACGCCGACCGGCAGCAACACCTCAGGCCACGCGCCGAGACCACCACCAACTGCTCGGCACACGAACCCGCCTGTCTGTTGGAAGTCATGAACATCCTGAAG GATGGGCAAGCGGAGCTGAGAGAGCTGACTGCTGCTTCACTGGAGAAGCTGGTGAACAGCCAGAAGTTGCTGCTACAGCAGCAAGAGCAGCTCGAGGCTTGGCGGCAGGATGTGGAGTCCTCCATCAATGCAAACCTGGAGAAGCTGGCCCAAGGAAGGGCGGTCCCTGCTGGTGGGCACCAGCTGATTGCCGAGCTGATTGAGGGCATCACACTAACTGTGG ACAATGTGAGTGAACAGTTGGTCCACCAGGACCTGCAGCTGCACCAAGGCCAGCAGACAATTCTAGCCCACCTCTTGGAAGTCGGAGCACGCCTTCATCAGCTCGATACCAAGCTGG AGTGGAAGCTGGCCTTGTTTGCTGCCCATCAGTCCCAGACGGCTGTCCACCACGAGCAGTTGGAGAAGCTGCAGAAGATGAACGAGACAGTGAGGCATGTGCTCGGACACTTGGAGCAAGGAGAGAGCCTGAGAATGAACACACTGCAGCACTTCCTCAACTGGACCG GGAGAGACCTGCATGTGATGTACACGTGTGTTGTACACACCAGCTGTTTCCTGGCTGCTGCCATCATCATGACCTTTCTACAAACACCAGGCTTCTCCAGAGCAGTCTTGTTGGTACTAGTCCTGCTAAACGCCCTGTTCCAGCTCAACCATTGTGCCTCCTTGGACTTGACGAGCCTCAGTGCCTTTCTGACTCTGACTGTGGTTG GTAACTGGATGCTGATTAATTGCTTTGGCTGCCGAATGAGGACATCTGTGTGGACTCCTGTTCTCCTGCGTTCCCAGAGGCCAGGGttcttcacctccacccctgaaCG AAAGTGTGCATATTCTGAATGGGGAGAGGAAGGTGAGAACATGGATCACGACAGCTTGCAAGGCAAGGGGTCGCCGcacggaactgcaggtgctggtttgcaaaatgaagacacggagtgctggagtaactcggcag actgtgggagaaaaccatcGCCTCCAACATCATACCAGCGTGTTTGA